From Flavipsychrobacter sp., a single genomic window includes:
- a CDS encoding choice-of-anchor L domain-containing protein: protein MFINRHKIALGRLPIYLVVAVCLCVFNSVKAQVQDSVWITSNHTAQVLAQKFAGPGVIVTNSKLVCPSGASGIFTTHNSNLGLDSGIVLTTGLAASITLPTPSGPVHFAGANGDPNLFASKRHFAMGDQDLTNYVGKPTYDACYLEFDFIPQADSVTFEYIFGSEEYVDFSCSDYNDAFAFFISGPGIVGKKNLALIPNTKIPVSINSTTDVNINTPVQLSHCTNMGAGSPFYQYYVQNSGTTVTYNGFTKVFKASEEVMPCSTYHLRMVVADVSDDKLDSGVWLKEGSLSTNVPKITSSGEPNLGSGRAVCLRGCTPGKFTFTRKYANNKPLIIKYVITGSAQNGIDYKRIPDSVIVPANSVSVDLPIEALRRSPAVGGRTVKLLIYAGNNCGMQPTPIDSAEIDIWDELYVDILTPDTTICEGNSIEIRGWGEKGYTYKWSPTNGVLHPSHINTMIKPTSKQTYKLTASYPGCQDIYRSITLDIEPYPIVDAGADIDICQHDQQLIEVNVAPKSFNNYSFFWTPANDLNSPKGKLVRLFANVSTKLKVTARTPAGCAGSDSINVTVHPGDFGYIVSDTLALCPLDTLGLEVAGGISYTWSPNQYLSTTDGPKVKTFPITSMLYDVNIVDAYGCKDTLRVPVEMSDGAVLYLGDDVTLHPGERHQMQPEGNCVEFTWFPWVGLSSPYSATPFAQPEVDTRYVAHGITRDGCATDDTINIFLRNTILDIPNAFNPNGVNKELKIIKRGIATLKYFRIFNRWGEKIFETSDINKGWDGKYNGVEQPVGVYIYMLMAEADNGEPFIQKGNITLLR, encoded by the coding sequence ATGTTCATTAATAGACACAAGATTGCCCTAGGTAGACTGCCAATATATTTGGTAGTTGCGGTATGCTTATGTGTATTTAATAGTGTTAAGGCTCAAGTACAGGATTCGGTATGGATAACATCGAATCATACTGCACAAGTTTTGGCACAAAAATTTGCAGGCCCTGGAGTTATTGTTACCAACTCAAAACTTGTTTGCCCTTCAGGTGCTAGCGGTATATTCACTACACACAATAGTAATCTGGGTTTAGATAGCGGTATTGTGCTTACTACAGGGTTGGCTGCGTCTATTACACTGCCAACACCATCGGGGCCAGTACACTTTGCAGGTGCAAATGGAGATCCTAACCTTTTTGCTAGTAAAAGGCATTTTGCTATGGGAGATCAAGACCTGACCAATTACGTAGGCAAACCTACATACGATGCTTGCTATTTAGAGTTTGATTTTATTCCTCAGGCAGATAGTGTGACGTTCGAATATATTTTTGGTTCAGAAGAATATGTTGACTTCTCTTGTAGTGATTACAATGACGCTTTTGCCTTTTTTATATCTGGACCAGGTATTGTAGGGAAGAAGAACCTAGCATTGATACCTAATACAAAGATTCCTGTAAGCATTAACAGTACTACAGATGTAAATATTAATACTCCTGTACAATTATCGCATTGTACTAATATGGGGGCAGGATCTCCTTTTTATCAGTATTATGTGCAAAATTCAGGAACAACAGTTACTTACAATGGCTTTACTAAAGTGTTTAAAGCCTCGGAAGAGGTGATGCCTTGCAGCACTTATCATTTGCGTATGGTAGTGGCCGATGTGAGTGACGATAAACTGGATTCGGGAGTGTGGCTTAAAGAAGGAAGCTTGTCTACTAATGTACCAAAGATCACCTCTTCAGGAGAACCCAATTTAGGTAGTGGAAGGGCTGTGTGTTTAAGAGGGTGCACACCAGGTAAGTTTACGTTTACTAGAAAGTATGCTAATAATAAGCCACTTATCATAAAATATGTTATTACAGGGTCTGCTCAAAATGGTATAGACTACAAAAGGATCCCTGATTCGGTAATAGTGCCAGCCAATAGTGTAAGTGTGGACCTGCCCATAGAAGCGCTACGCAGATCACCTGCTGTAGGAGGGAGAACTGTGAAATTATTAATCTATGCTGGTAATAATTGTGGTATGCAGCCAACACCTATTGATAGTGCTGAAATCGATATTTGGGATGAGTTATATGTGGATATACTTACCCCAGACACAACAATATGTGAAGGTAACAGTATTGAGATAAGAGGATGGGGCGAAAAAGGGTATACTTATAAATGGTCGCCAACTAATGGAGTATTACACCCGTCTCATATAAATACAATGATAAAGCCAACATCTAAACAAACATATAAACTTACGGCTAGTTACCCTGGCTGTCAGGATATATATAGAAGTATTACGTTAGATATTGAGCCTTATCCTATAGTAGACGCAGGTGCTGATATTGATATTTGCCAGCACGACCAGCAGCTTATAGAAGTGAATGTTGCGCCTAAATCTTTTAATAATTATAGCTTTTTTTGGACGCCTGCAAACGATTTAAATAGCCCGAAAGGTAAATTGGTGAGATTGTTTGCTAACGTGAGCACTAAGCTTAAGGTAACGGCAAGAACACCAGCAGGTTGCGCAGGGTCTGACAGTATCAATGTGACCGTTCATCCAGGAGATTTCGGGTATATAGTAAGTGATACATTAGCATTATGTCCTTTAGATACATTAGGGCTTGAGGTGGCAGGAGGAATTTCTTATACATGGTCTCCTAATCAGTATTTAAGTACTACTGATGGGCCTAAGGTTAAAACTTTCCCTATAACCAGTATGTTGTATGATGTGAATATTGTAGATGCTTATGGTTGTAAAGATACGTTGAGAGTTCCTGTAGAGATGAGTGATGGGGCCGTTTTGTATTTAGGAGATGATGTTACGCTGCATCCGGGCGAACGCCATCAAATGCAACCTGAAGGAAATTGTGTGGAGTTTACATGGTTCCCATGGGTAGGTTTAAGTTCGCCTTATTCTGCAACACCTTTTGCACAACCTGAGGTAGATACAAGGTATGTGGCACATGGCATAACGAGAGATGGTTGTGCTACAGATGATACTATAAATATCTTTTTGAGGAACACTATATTAGATATACCTAACGCATTTAACCCCAACGGAGTAAATAAAGAATTAAAAATTATTAAGCGAGGCATTGCAACTTTGAAATATTTCCGTATTTTCAACCGTTGGGGAGAGAAAATATTCGAAACTTCGGATATAAATAAGGGTTGGGATGGTAAGTATAATGGTGTGGAACAGCCTGTTGGAGTATATATATATATGCTAATGGCAGAAGCAGATAATGGAGAGCCATTTATACAAAAAGGAAATATTACTTTATTAAGATAA
- a CDS encoding DNA translocase FtsK 4TM domain-containing protein, producing MATTKKKNNGNRSNNKEEKIDYTERLKQAKLGLGILFLLAGVFVSFSIISYCFTWQVDQDLLLSEHGLNHFVFKDKSSVANWGGRLGAAISHVLVYKGVGIAALAIGIILCLFAFRLLYNSKKTNLSKYLRWLSIALLLIAPILAYTMPSAKFPFGGAWGNEAITYLNGIMGTAGTGMVLFAIVCFFLFVVFALDISPLIKKARRTANKMATAAAALKPEKTESTSKEENQELEEDDTDDALKEMAAPPESANQLNNDNATILFNSEEEVDEEIDEELDMQLIEKQEDTPKTINELYAEKEEDVVEVPVEEASTEVTMEVPPAPTPTPKKAAKEETEEEDISFEVTKKEDEKTTPKHGGHISIEDGEPYAPELDLPNYKFPTLDLLEERSQESIVLDKAELEKNKNQIIQTLRSFGIEIQRISATVGPTVTLYEIVPAEGVRISKIRNLEDDIALNLAALGIRIIAPIPGRGTIGIEVPNANKQIVRINSLLASEKFRNTKMSLPIALGKKIDNELYIVDLAKMPHLLMAGATGQGKSVGINTILVSLLYKKHPAQLKFVMVDPKKVELSVYRTIEKHFLAMLPNEEEAIITDTKKVINTLNALCIEMDNRYDLLKEARARNIKEYNDKFIKRRLNPENGHQYLPFIVLVVDEFADLIMTAGKEVEMPIARLAQLARAVGIHLIIATQRPSVNVITGTIKANFPARIAFKVSAKVDSRTILDAGGAEQLIGRGDMLISYGSELLRLQCAFVDTPEVEEIVEFIGEQQGYPSAFELPEYEGEEGGSSKDVDLTNRDKLFAECARQVVQTQSGSTSMLQRRFNLGYNRAGRIMDQLEASGIVGPSVGSKPREVLMHTESELEQFLNTI from the coding sequence ATGGCTACAACAAAGAAGAAAAATAACGGCAACCGTTCTAACAATAAGGAGGAAAAAATAGACTATACAGAACGCCTAAAACAAGCAAAACTTGGGTTGGGCATTTTATTCTTATTAGCTGGTGTATTCGTCAGCTTTTCCATCATTAGTTATTGTTTCACTTGGCAGGTAGACCAAGACCTGCTCCTATCTGAACACGGATTAAATCATTTTGTTTTTAAAGACAAAAGCTCTGTCGCCAACTGGGGTGGTCGTTTAGGCGCTGCTATATCCCACGTACTCGTATACAAGGGTGTAGGTATAGCTGCATTAGCAATTGGCATTATTTTATGCCTTTTCGCTTTTAGGTTATTATACAATAGCAAAAAAACTAACCTTAGTAAATATTTACGCTGGCTATCTATAGCACTTCTACTAATAGCGCCAATACTAGCATACACCATGCCTAGCGCGAAGTTTCCTTTTGGTGGAGCTTGGGGCAACGAGGCTATAACCTACCTTAATGGCATAATGGGCACTGCGGGTACGGGGATGGTACTCTTTGCTATTGTATGCTTTTTCTTATTCGTTGTATTTGCTTTAGATATTTCACCTCTTATCAAAAAAGCAAGAAGAACGGCCAACAAAATGGCTACAGCTGCTGCTGCCTTAAAGCCAGAGAAAACAGAGAGCACATCCAAAGAAGAAAATCAAGAACTAGAGGAAGACGATACTGATGACGCACTAAAAGAGATGGCTGCACCTCCTGAAAGTGCCAATCAACTAAACAACGATAACGCAACAATACTATTCAATAGCGAAGAAGAAGTAGACGAAGAAATTGATGAAGAGCTCGATATGCAACTGATAGAAAAACAGGAAGACACTCCTAAAACTATCAATGAGCTTTACGCAGAAAAAGAGGAGGATGTTGTTGAAGTACCTGTGGAAGAAGCGAGTACAGAGGTAACAATGGAAGTACCTCCTGCGCCGACACCTACTCCAAAGAAAGCTGCAAAAGAAGAGACTGAAGAAGAGGACATCTCATTTGAAGTCACTAAAAAAGAAGACGAGAAAACCACACCAAAACATGGTGGACACATAAGCATAGAAGACGGAGAACCTTATGCTCCTGAGCTAGACCTACCAAACTACAAATTCCCTACCCTAGACCTGCTGGAAGAACGCTCGCAAGAGTCCATTGTTCTAGACAAGGCAGAGCTGGAGAAAAACAAAAATCAAATCATCCAAACCTTACGCAGTTTTGGTATAGAGATACAACGCATTAGCGCTACAGTAGGCCCTACGGTAACCCTATACGAAATCGTACCTGCTGAGGGTGTACGTATCTCAAAGATCCGTAACCTTGAAGATGACATTGCACTAAACCTAGCTGCTCTTGGCATACGTATCATTGCACCTATACCAGGTAGGGGTACTATAGGTATTGAAGTACCTAATGCCAACAAGCAAATAGTACGCATCAACAGCTTATTGGCTAGTGAAAAGTTTCGTAATACAAAAATGAGCTTACCTATTGCTCTAGGTAAAAAAATAGACAACGAACTTTACATAGTAGACTTGGCAAAAATGCCACACCTACTTATGGCAGGTGCTACAGGTCAAGGTAAATCTGTAGGTATCAATACAATACTTGTATCACTACTATACAAGAAGCACCCTGCACAATTAAAGTTTGTAATGGTAGACCCTAAGAAAGTAGAGCTTTCCGTATACAGAACTATCGAAAAGCACTTCTTAGCAATGCTGCCTAATGAGGAAGAAGCTATTATCACCGACACTAAAAAAGTGATCAATACACTAAATGCTTTGTGTATTGAAATGGATAATAGATATGACCTGCTAAAAGAGGCTAGAGCTAGAAATATAAAAGAGTATAACGACAAGTTCATCAAACGTCGTCTGAATCCAGAGAATGGTCATCAATACCTTCCATTCATAGTGTTAGTGGTCGATGAGTTTGCCGACTTGATCATGACAGCAGGCAAAGAAGTAGAAATGCCGATCGCTCGTTTGGCGCAGCTGGCACGTGCTGTAGGTATCCACTTGATCATCGCTACACAGCGCCCTTCTGTTAACGTTATCACAGGTACTATCAAAGCCAACTTCCCTGCACGTATCGCCTTTAAAGTATCTGCTAAAGTCGACTCTAGAACGATATTAGATGCTGGCGGTGCAGAGCAATTGATAGGAAGAGGTGATATGCTTATCTCATACGGCAGTGAGTTGTTAAGACTTCAATGTGCCTTTGTCGACACTCCCGAAGTAGAAGAGATCGTAGAATTTATCGGGGAACAACAAGGCTACCCTTCTGCTTTTGAACTTCCGGAGTACGAAGGCGAAGAAGGCGGTAGTAGTAAAGATGTAGACCTTACCAATAGAGATAAATTATTTGCCGAATGTGCACGCCAAGTGGTACAAACACAGTCTGGCTCCACCTCTATGTTGCAACGTCGTTTTAACCTTGGATATAACAGGGCTGGACGTATCATGGACCAACTCGAAGCCTCTGGCATAGTAGGCCCATCTGTAGGCAGCAAACCAAGAGAGGTTTTAATGCATACCGAAAGCGAATTGGAACAGTTTTTGAATACTATATAG
- a CDS encoding outer membrane lipoprotein carrier protein LolA, with product MTRILIAITTAVMLLALPTMAQTDAKAKAVLEQVNKNFKKLKSLKADFTMKISNDNGLNETKKGAFYLKGEMYRIEMEGMQIMTDAKNLYRYMKEMGEVTISEYVASEQEISPQKIFAGDYTKSYKSVYGGTKTVNGKACDVITMTAINNTADMKTVKLYIDKKTDIIIRSEMTSKEGSNYAYDISNFKTNPALDNSFFVFDTKAKGNENVEVVDMR from the coding sequence ATGACTAGAATTTTGATTGCGATAACAACAGCTGTTATGCTATTAGCACTGCCAACTATGGCTCAAACCGATGCTAAAGCTAAAGCTGTACTGGAGCAGGTGAACAAAAACTTTAAAAAACTAAAGTCGCTTAAAGCAGACTTTACAATGAAAATATCCAACGATAACGGACTGAACGAAACCAAAAAAGGTGCTTTTTACCTTAAAGGTGAGATGTACCGTATAGAAATGGAAGGCATGCAAATAATGACCGATGCCAAAAATCTATACCGATATATGAAGGAGATGGGCGAAGTTACCATTAGCGAATACGTAGCATCAGAACAAGAAATTTCCCCTCAAAAAATATTTGCGGGAGATTACACCAAATCGTACAAGTCTGTATACGGCGGAACAAAAACTGTTAATGGTAAAGCTTGCGACGTTATTACCATGACCGCTATTAATAACACAGCAGACATGAAGACCGTAAAGCTGTATATTGACAAGAAAACAGACATTATCATACGTAGCGAAATGACCAGTAAAGAAGGCAGCAACTACGCTTACGATATTAGCAACTTTAAAACCAACCCTGCATTAGACAATAGCTTCTTTGTTTTTGATACAAAGGCAAAAGGCAACGAAAATGTGGAAGTGGTAGATATGAGATAA
- a CDS encoding GEVED domain-containing protein, which produces MKTINLIITLLALLLVVKNTSAQEHINSINNCPACIKEANDDDLKWEKYAKNLQKAPRKIVNTSNGPLYEIPVVVHVLHMGETLGSVNNPTDAHIVNWIEYINQVFDCKWQAYPDENSGGVKVPIRLVLAQRDENCNSTNGITRTNGLNIWSKYINGMSDTDYAGPLPTQVNYHEVLTKLKWDRGLYYNIVIVNEIADTTKVTGLTGSPNSCFGPVIFIESDVAAAGNPEILAELGKAFSLDYTFNGDGQGATCPPNNNCLTSGDKVCDTEPHKRGFVSTGCSVTDINPCTGSSINYTDANFMSFSPRVCRNRYTQGQVNKMEYSLKNHIMWKNYLLESDAVYPPVVSNNSCKTDFSLFDTASTSVAGFSWFIFSEINDFGYYYQHQRKNLYEDHSCWQKTKVYQGRSYPIEIDLGKDLQYVKVYIDYNNDGSFHSTQELVSSSISSGRYKDTLSIPTTNVVTCKYLQMRVVTERASASSPGPCTNLERGQVRDYSVYISPESISQISIKHIGGKLPACEGDSLQFEATILNAIQGSPVYWEVNKKMDLGSLKPVVSNHVKDDKIKAVLISANHVCVTQEDSVFSNIINIPYKQQNVRPTISIDNGKIASDIYPVDWHESMSGLLVKNSFTTYSPSVTGIYYAYNVDTTGCSSIRSNNLYSFPLNVKESENDRISVYPNPASIYFEIKTLYKTINTISISNSLGQVVGYYTNVGQSLYVNTKQWQAGIYTVTILLDNGIQHVSKVMIVE; this is translated from the coding sequence ATGAAAACAATTAATCTAATAATTACACTATTAGCATTATTGCTAGTTGTAAAAAATACATCAGCGCAAGAACATATTAACTCGATTAATAATTGTCCTGCATGTATTAAAGAGGCTAATGATGACGATTTGAAATGGGAGAAATATGCCAAAAATTTACAAAAAGCACCACGTAAAATAGTAAATACATCTAATGGTCCTTTGTATGAAATACCTGTGGTTGTTCATGTACTACATATGGGTGAAACTTTAGGAAGTGTAAACAATCCTACAGATGCTCATATTGTGAATTGGATCGAATACATTAATCAAGTGTTTGATTGTAAGTGGCAAGCTTATCCTGATGAAAATTCTGGAGGAGTTAAAGTTCCTATTAGGTTGGTATTGGCTCAGAGGGATGAAAATTGTAATTCAACAAACGGTATTACAAGAACAAATGGATTAAATATTTGGTCTAAATACATAAATGGTATGTCTGATACCGATTATGCGGGTCCTCTTCCAACACAAGTTAACTATCACGAAGTGCTCACAAAGCTCAAATGGGATAGGGGTTTGTACTATAATATCGTTATCGTTAATGAAATTGCTGATACAACAAAAGTGACGGGGCTAACAGGGTCCCCAAATTCTTGTTTTGGCCCAGTAATATTTATAGAAAGTGATGTAGCAGCGGCAGGTAACCCGGAAATACTAGCAGAGTTAGGGAAGGCCTTTTCCTTAGATTATACTTTTAATGGTGATGGGCAAGGTGCTACTTGTCCCCCCAATAATAATTGTTTGACATCAGGAGATAAAGTATGTGATACCGAACCGCATAAAAGAGGTTTTGTTTCTACTGGCTGTTCGGTAACAGACATCAATCCTTGTACAGGTAGCTCAATAAATTATACTGATGCGAACTTTATGAGTTTTTCTCCACGTGTTTGTCGTAATAGATACACACAGGGGCAAGTAAATAAAATGGAGTATAGTCTTAAAAACCATATTATGTGGAAGAATTATTTACTTGAATCTGATGCTGTATATCCTCCAGTTGTAAGCAATAATAGTTGTAAGACTGATTTTAGTTTATTTGACACCGCAAGTACTTCTGTGGCAGGTTTTAGTTGGTTCATTTTTAGTGAGATCAATGATTTTGGATATTATTACCAACATCAAAGAAAGAACCTATATGAAGACCATTCTTGTTGGCAAAAAACAAAAGTTTATCAAGGGCGTTCTTATCCTATTGAAATAGACTTAGGTAAAGATCTGCAATATGTGAAAGTATATATTGATTATAATAATGATGGGAGTTTTCATAGTACGCAGGAATTAGTTTCTTCCAGTATCTCATCTGGTCGGTACAAGGATACATTGTCAATACCAACAACTAATGTGGTTACTTGCAAGTATTTGCAAATGCGTGTTGTGACAGAAAGAGCTAGTGCTTCTAGCCCCGGCCCTTGTACTAATTTAGAGAGAGGGCAAGTTAGGGACTACAGTGTTTATATTAGTCCAGAATCTATATCGCAAATATCCATAAAGCATATAGGGGGTAAATTGCCAGCCTGTGAAGGAGATTCATTGCAGTTTGAAGCTACAATACTGAATGCTATTCAAGGTTCCCCAGTATATTGGGAGGTAAATAAGAAAATGGATTTAGGGTCGCTTAAGCCAGTAGTAAGCAATCATGTAAAAGATGATAAGATTAAAGCCGTATTGATATCCGCTAATCATGTTTGTGTAACACAAGAAGATAGTGTCTTTTCAAACATAATAAATATACCATATAAACAGCAAAATGTTCGACCAACAATTTCAATAGATAATGGGAAAATTGCATCTGATATATATCCTGTTGATTGGCATGAATCAATGAGTGGATTATTAGTGAAAAATTCTTTTACTACTTATTCGCCTTCCGTTACAGGTATCTATTATGCATATAATGTAGATACTACTGGTTGTAGTTCTATTAGGTCTAATAATCTATATAGTTTTCCTTTGAATGTAAAGGAAAGTGAAAATGACAGAATCAGTGTATATCCAAATCCTGCTTCTATATATTTTGAAATTAAAACATTGTATAAAACAATAAATACGATCTCTATTTCAAATAGTTTAGGACAAGTAGTTGGCTATTATACTAACGTAGGGCAGTCTTTATATGTAAATACTAAACAATGGCAAGCTGGTATATATACAGTTACGATTCTGCTAGATAATGGGATACAGCATGTTAGCAAAGTTATGATTGTAGAATAG
- the fabD gene encoding ACP S-malonyltransferase translates to MKHAFVFPGQGAQFSGMGKELYEESTLAKEYFEQANEILGFRITDVMFSGTAEELKQTKVTQPAVFLHSVIRFLTADGLKPDMVAGHSLGEFSALVANKTLSFEDALKLVAKRAAAMQRACEINPSTMAAVLGLEDAKVEEVCATITDEVVVPANYNCPGQLVISGSIEGINKACELMKEAGAKRALVLPVGCAFHSPLMEPAKEELKEAILNTRFGNPACPIYQNVDANPYITPEDIQQNLINQLTAPVRWTQTVEHMIKNGATQFTEVGPGNVLQGLVKKVDRQIPTEGMS, encoded by the coding sequence ATGAAGCATGCATTTGTATTTCCAGGACAAGGGGCGCAGTTCTCAGGAATGGGAAAAGAGCTGTACGAAGAGAGTACGCTAGCTAAAGAGTATTTTGAGCAAGCCAACGAAATATTGGGCTTCCGTATTACAGACGTTATGTTTAGCGGTACTGCAGAAGAGCTAAAGCAGACCAAAGTTACACAACCTGCGGTATTCCTACACTCCGTTATTCGTTTTCTTACTGCTGATGGTTTAAAACCTGATATGGTAGCAGGACACTCACTTGGAGAGTTCTCTGCTTTGGTAGCTAATAAAACATTGTCGTTTGAAGACGCATTGAAATTGGTAGCTAAACGAGCTGCAGCAATGCAACGTGCTTGTGAGATCAATCCGAGTACTATGGCAGCAGTATTAGGCCTTGAGGATGCTAAGGTAGAGGAAGTGTGTGCTACTATTACAGACGAGGTAGTTGTGCCTGCTAACTATAACTGCCCGGGTCAGCTAGTGATTAGTGGTAGTATAGAGGGTATCAACAAAGCCTGTGAGCTAATGAAAGAAGCAGGTGCTAAGAGAGCATTGGTGTTACCTGTAGGTTGTGCATTCCACTCTCCGCTGATGGAGCCTGCTAAGGAAGAACTAAAAGAAGCTATATTAAATACAAGATTTGGCAACCCTGCTTGTCCTATATATCAGAATGTGGATGCGAATCCATACATCACACCTGAAGATATACAGCAAAACTTGATCAACCAATTGACAGCACCTGTACGTTGGACGCAAACTGTAGAGCACATGATCAAAAACGGAGCTACTCAGTTTACAGAAGTTGGTCCAGGTAATGTATTGCAAGGGCTTGTGAAAAAGGTAGACCGCCAAATACCTACTGAAGGTATGAGCTAA
- the ytxJ gene encoding bacillithiol system redox-active protein YtxJ translates to MNWNELHEEAQLSTIIEESKTQPVVIFKHSIRCSISSMAKTRLEREVQPEGIKFYYLDLIRYRDISNKVAELFQVHHESPQVLLIKNGECTFEESHNGINMSEIAEQAA, encoded by the coding sequence ATGAATTGGAACGAACTACACGAAGAAGCACAACTCAGCACTATTATTGAAGAAAGTAAGACACAACCAGTGGTCATTTTCAAGCATAGTATACGCTGCTCTATCAGCTCTATGGCTAAAACAAGACTGGAAAGAGAGGTACAACCAGAGGGTATAAAATTCTATTATTTAGACCTTATCCGCTACAGAGACATCTCTAATAAAGTGGCAGAGCTATTTCAAGTGCACCATGAGAGCCCACAAGTACTACTTATCAAAAATGGCGAATGTACCTTTGAGGAAAGCCATAACGGCATCAATATGAGTGAAATAGCGGAGCAAGCTGCTTAA
- a CDS encoding MATE family efflux transporter yields the protein MLFTVFLKRVTRTVQLSISNKDIIKLSAPIAVAMLIPQISFLTDTVFLGRLGERELGANGMAGIFYLILAMVGVGLTNGIQVQLSRRAGEGNYKGLAKTFTNGMMLCLVFGILLMGIAMFAAPAIFTATLHDTKNADLSISFLNVRMWGLPFLMLTQLANAFYIATGQSKYLIHGSIAANAVNIVLDYGLIFGALGLPEMGMEGAALASVISEVVFVIVMYGIFYAKKMQVKYPILESKSFDFPLAKQSLIVAAPLIVQFLFSIGGWQIFFIYVEHLGTRELAVSQVLRSVFGVAGIGLWSLAASCNTMVSNVIGQGKQRLVIPVIIRTIKIAVAYAAMLGILLVIFPVEFLSLYRDDAEMIKLAIPSLRIVAISSVLMGVATVLFNGVMGTGNTRVNLFIEIGCVLSYILYCTIAIEQMRLPLHWAWMSEFVYWGTLTIACTLYLRTGKWKGKSV from the coding sequence GTGCTTTTTACTGTGTTTTTAAAGCGAGTAACCAGAACTGTGCAATTATCTATATCAAATAAAGACATAATAAAGCTATCAGCCCCTATTGCGGTAGCTATGCTTATACCTCAGATTAGCTTTCTGACCGATACTGTTTTCCTGGGTCGTTTAGGGGAGCGTGAGCTTGGCGCCAATGGTATGGCAGGTATTTTCTATTTGATATTGGCGATGGTTGGTGTGGGGCTAACTAATGGTATACAAGTGCAGCTGTCTCGCAGGGCAGGCGAAGGTAATTATAAGGGTTTGGCCAAAACCTTTACCAATGGGATGATGCTGTGTCTGGTATTTGGTATCCTGCTTATGGGTATTGCGATGTTTGCTGCTCCTGCAATATTTACGGCAACACTTCATGATACAAAAAATGCTGATCTAAGTATTTCTTTCCTAAATGTACGTATGTGGGGCTTACCTTTTCTTATGCTTACGCAGTTGGCCAATGCGTTTTATATCGCTACTGGTCAGTCCAAATACTTGATTCATGGTTCTATTGCTGCTAATGCAGTGAATATAGTGCTGGACTACGGGTTGATATTCGGGGCTTTGGGCTTGCCTGAAATGGGTATGGAAGGTGCGGCTTTGGCCTCGGTGATATCAGAAGTGGTTTTCGTAATAGTGATGTATGGCATTTTTTATGCTAAGAAGATGCAGGTGAAATATCCTATACTAGAGTCGAAAAGCTTTGATTTCCCGTTAGCCAAGCAATCGCTTATAGTGGCAGCTCCTCTCATAGTACAGTTCTTATTCAGTATAGGAGGGTGGCAGATATTTTTTATATATGTAGAGCATCTTGGCACAAGAGAGTTGGCAGTAAGTCAAGTATTAAGAAGTGTATTTGGTGTAGCAGGTATTGGTCTCTGGTCATTAGCAGCTTCTTGTAATACAATGGTGAGTAATGTGATAGGGCAGGGCAAGCAACGGTTGGTGATCCCTGTCATTATCAGGACCATTAAAATAGCAGTAGCCTATGCCGCTATGCTAGGTATATTGCTGGTTATCTTCCCTGTTGAGTTTCTAAGCCTTTATAGGGACGACGCTGAAATGATAAAGCTAGCCATCCCTAGTTTGCGTATAGTAGCAATATCGTCGGTACTAATGGGCGTTGCCACAGTCTTGTTTAATGGTGTGATGGGGACAGGTAATACACGAGTGAACCTATTTATCGAAATAGGTTGTGTGCTTTCTTATATCTTGTACTGTACCATTGCCATTGAGCAAATGAGATTGCCGCTACACTGGGCTTGGATGTCTGAGTTTGTGTACTGGGGTACTTTGACCATAGCCTGTACACTTTATTTGCGTACAGGCAAGTGGAAAGGGAAATCGGTGTAG